One genomic segment of Streptomyces sp. NBC_00239 includes these proteins:
- the tsaD gene encoding tRNA (adenosine(37)-N6)-threonylcarbamoyltransferase complex transferase subunit TsaD, with product MADEPLVLGIETSCDETGVGIVRGHTLLADAVASSVDEHARFGGVVPEVASRAHLEAMVPTIERALKEAGVSARDLDGIAVTAGPGLAGALLVGTSAAKAYAYALGKPLYGVNHLASHICVDQLEHGALPEPTMALLVSGGHSSLLLAPDITSDVRPLGATIDDAAGEAFDKIARVLDLGFPGGPVIDRLAKEGDPAAIHFPRGLTGPRDAAYDFSFSGLKTAVARWIEAKRKAGEEVPVRDVAASFQEAVVDVLTRKAIRACKDEGVDHLMIGGGVAANSRLRSLAQERCDDAGIILRVPRPKLCTDNGAMVAALGAEMVARNRPASDWDLSADSSLPVTDPHVPGTAHGHGDGEGHGHGHGHGHAHDHVHELSKDNLYS from the coding sequence ATGGCTGACGAACCCCTCGTCCTCGGCATCGAGACCTCCTGCGACGAGACCGGCGTCGGCATCGTCCGCGGCCACACCCTGCTCGCGGACGCGGTCGCCTCCAGCGTCGACGAGCACGCGCGCTTCGGCGGCGTGGTCCCCGAAGTCGCCTCCCGCGCCCACCTGGAGGCGATGGTCCCGACGATCGAGCGGGCCCTGAAGGAGGCCGGGGTCAGCGCCCGCGACCTCGACGGCATCGCCGTCACCGCCGGGCCCGGCCTCGCCGGCGCCCTGCTCGTCGGCACCTCCGCCGCGAAGGCGTACGCGTACGCGCTCGGCAAGCCCCTCTACGGGGTGAACCACCTCGCCTCGCACATCTGCGTGGACCAGCTGGAGCACGGCGCGCTGCCCGAGCCGACGATGGCCCTGCTGGTCTCGGGCGGCCACTCCTCGCTGCTCCTGGCCCCCGACATCACCAGCGACGTACGGCCGCTGGGCGCGACCATCGACGACGCGGCCGGTGAGGCCTTCGACAAGATCGCCCGGGTGCTGGACCTCGGCTTCCCCGGCGGCCCGGTCATCGACCGGCTCGCCAAGGAGGGCGACCCCGCCGCCATCCACTTCCCGCGCGGGCTGACCGGGCCGCGCGACGCGGCGTACGACTTCTCCTTCTCGGGCCTCAAGACGGCGGTGGCCCGCTGGATCGAGGCCAAGCGGAAGGCCGGCGAGGAGGTGCCGGTGCGCGATGTCGCGGCGTCCTTCCAGGAGGCCGTCGTGGACGTGCTCACCCGCAAGGCGATCCGCGCCTGCAAGGACGAGGGCGTCGACCACCTGATGATCGGCGGCGGCGTCGCGGCCAACTCCCGGCTGCGCTCGCTGGCGCAGGAGCGCTGCGACGACGCCGGGATCATCCTGCGCGTGCCGCGCCCGAAGCTGTGCACGGACAACGGTGCGATGGTGGCGGCGCTCGGAGCCGAGATGGTGGCCCGCAACCGGCCGGCCTCCGACTGGGACCTGTCGGCGGACTCCTCGCTGCCGGTGACCGACCCGCACGTGCCGGGCACCGCGCACGGGCACGGGGACGGTGAGGGGCACGGCCACGGGCACGGCCACGGCCATGCGCACGACCACGTGCACGAGCTGAGCAAGGACAACCTCTACTCATGA
- a CDS encoding polysaccharide deacetylase family protein, translating into MQLVRQKDRNAVIGGTRGRFGVALAALLVAALGTACGAGDQGGTDAERAARAKALGGPAGALDSHASKLKQAEAARIAAVKRWGLAKTPLTPPAPPKVKPEITTREGFEIEDAEGLPPVFTTVPTTDKIVFLTIDDGAEKDPEFLRMMQELRIPYSAFLSDYLVREDYAYFKKMQSLGVALNNHTLNHRYMPALSYEKQRQEICGQQDTIQKQFGKRPTLFRPPYGNYNEDTLRAAKSCGVKAVPLWNSEAFPDRMDWREWDRDLHPGDIILTHFRGREDWKGSMPDMIRQVMKTVTAKGYAVARLEDYL; encoded by the coding sequence ATGCAGCTAGTACGACAAAAAGACCGAAATGCCGTCATCGGTGGCACCCGCGGCCGGTTCGGGGTGGCGCTGGCCGCGCTCCTGGTCGCCGCCCTCGGCACGGCCTGCGGCGCCGGGGACCAGGGCGGGACCGACGCCGAACGGGCCGCCCGCGCGAAGGCGCTCGGCGGTCCGGCCGGCGCCCTCGACTCGCACGCCTCGAAACTCAAGCAGGCCGAGGCGGCCCGGATCGCGGCCGTGAAGAGGTGGGGCCTGGCCAAGACCCCGCTCACCCCGCCCGCGCCCCCCAAGGTGAAGCCCGAGATCACCACCCGCGAGGGCTTCGAGATCGAGGACGCCGAGGGCCTGCCGCCGGTCTTCACCACCGTGCCCACCACGGACAAGATCGTCTTCCTGACGATCGACGACGGCGCCGAGAAGGACCCCGAGTTCCTGCGGATGATGCAGGAACTGCGGATCCCCTACAGCGCCTTCCTCAGCGACTACCTGGTGCGGGAGGACTACGCTTATTTCAAGAAGATGCAGTCCCTCGGCGTCGCGCTGAACAACCACACGCTCAACCACCGCTACATGCCGGCGCTGTCGTACGAGAAGCAGCGCCAGGAGATCTGCGGTCAGCAGGACACCATCCAGAAGCAGTTCGGCAAGCGGCCGACGCTCTTCCGGCCGCCGTACGGCAACTACAACGAGGACACCCTGCGCGCCGCGAAGTCCTGCGGGGTCAAGGCGGTCCCGCTGTGGAACTCCGAGGCGTTCCCGGACCGGATGGACTGGCGGGAGTGGGACCGCGACCTGCACCCCGGCGACATCATCCTCACGCACTTCCGGGGGCGCGAGGACTGGAAGGGGAGCATGCCTGACATGATCCGTCAGGTCATGAAGACCGTCACGGCGAAGGGGTACGCCGTGGCCCGCCTGGAGGACTACTTGTGA
- a CDS encoding alpha/beta fold hydrolase produces MSENWRRAGLAGAAIGVIAAGAAAGVAVERLTVGRGIRMKARLALDATGPYGSLRGAPGTVRADDGTTLYYEVDEAEEPPAGKRRRFRRKAEPAPVTVVFCHGYCLNQDAWHFQRAALRGAVRAVYWDQRSHGRSDRGLAQADGEPVTIDRLGRDLKTVLDAVAPEGPLVLVGHSMGGMTVMALGAQFPELVRERVAGVAFVGTSSGRLGEVTYGLPAAGMGLVRRVLPGVLRALGSEVDLVERGRRATADLFTGMVKRYSFGSPDVDPAVARFAERLIESTPIDVVAEFYPAFEEHDKTAELAVFAQLPVLVVAGAKDLITPSAHSETIAGQLPDADLLVIPDAGHLVMLEYPETVTGKLAELLARAGAGAAAANVGAYGSSTAHPAP; encoded by the coding sequence GTGAGCGAGAACTGGCGCAGAGCCGGACTGGCCGGCGCCGCGATCGGCGTCATCGCCGCCGGCGCGGCGGCGGGCGTCGCGGTGGAGCGGCTCACCGTCGGCCGCGGCATACGGATGAAGGCACGCCTGGCCCTCGACGCCACCGGCCCCTACGGGTCGCTGCGCGGCGCGCCCGGCACCGTGCGCGCCGACGACGGCACCACGCTGTACTACGAGGTGGACGAGGCCGAGGAGCCGCCGGCGGGCAAGCGGCGGCGCTTTCGCCGCAAGGCCGAACCGGCTCCCGTCACCGTGGTCTTCTGCCACGGCTACTGCCTCAACCAGGACGCCTGGCACTTCCAGCGGGCGGCGCTGCGCGGCGCGGTCCGCGCGGTCTACTGGGACCAGCGCAGCCACGGCCGCTCCGATCGCGGGCTGGCGCAGGCCGACGGCGAGCCGGTCACCATCGACCGGCTCGGCCGCGATCTGAAGACCGTCCTCGACGCGGTGGCCCCGGAGGGACCGCTGGTCCTCGTCGGGCACTCCATGGGCGGCATGACGGTCATGGCGCTGGGCGCGCAGTTCCCCGAGCTGGTGCGCGAGCGGGTGGCGGGCGTCGCCTTCGTCGGCACGTCCAGCGGGCGGCTCGGCGAGGTCACGTACGGGCTGCCGGCCGCCGGGATGGGGCTGGTGCGCCGGGTGCTGCCCGGAGTGCTGCGGGCGCTGGGCTCCGAGGTGGACCTCGTGGAGCGCGGGCGCCGGGCCACGGCGGACCTCTTCACGGGCATGGTCAAGCGGTACTCGTTCGGGTCGCCGGACGTGGACCCGGCGGTCGCGCGGTTCGCGGAGCGGCTCATCGAGTCCACCCCGATCGACGTGGTCGCCGAGTTCTACCCGGCCTTCGAGGAGCACGACAAGACGGCCGAGCTGGCCGTCTTCGCGCAGCTCCCGGTCCTGGTCGTGGCCGGGGCCAAGGACCTCATCACGCCCAGCGCGCACAGCGAGACCATCGCCGGACAGCTGCCCGACGCCGATCTGCTCGTCATACCGGACGCCGGGCACCTGGTGATGCTGGAGTACCCCGAGACGGTCACCGGCAAGCTGGCCGAGCTGCTGGCGCGCGCCGGGGCGGGGGCCGCAGCGGCTAACGTTGGCGCGTATGGAAGCAGCACCGCACACCCGGCTCCCTGA
- the tsaE gene encoding tRNA (adenosine(37)-N6)-threonylcarbamoyltransferase complex ATPase subunit type 1 TsaE, producing the protein MEAAPHTRLPEAGEQSTVQMTVGSPERMQDLGRQLAGLLRPGDLVLLTGELGAGKTTLTRGLGEGLGVRGAVTSPTFVIARVHPSLVDGPPLVHVDAYRLGGGLDEMEDLDLDVSLPDSVIVVEWGDGKVEELSDDRLHVVIARAVGHEEVLDDVRTVRLTGIGARWADGQLTELRLP; encoded by the coding sequence ATGGAAGCAGCACCGCACACCCGGCTCCCTGAGGCCGGCGAGCAGAGCACCGTACAGATGACCGTCGGCTCCCCGGAGCGGATGCAGGACCTCGGGAGGCAGCTCGCCGGGCTGCTGCGCCCCGGCGACCTCGTCCTGCTGACCGGCGAGCTGGGCGCCGGCAAGACCACCCTGACCCGCGGCCTCGGCGAGGGGCTCGGCGTGCGCGGGGCCGTCACCTCCCCGACCTTCGTGATCGCGCGGGTGCACCCGTCGCTGGTGGACGGCCCGCCGCTGGTGCACGTCGACGCGTACCGCCTCGGCGGCGGGCTCGACGAGATGGAGGACCTGGACCTCGACGTGTCGCTGCCCGACTCCGTGATCGTCGTGGAGTGGGGCGACGGCAAGGTCGAGGAGCTGTCGGACGACCGGCTGCACGTGGTGATCGCCCGCGCGGTCGGCCACGAGGAGGTCCTCGACGACGTGCGGACGGTCCGGCTGACGGGGATCGGCGCCCGCTGGGCGGACGGGCAGCTGACGGAACTCCGGCTGCCGTAG
- the tsaB gene encoding tRNA (adenosine(37)-N6)-threonylcarbamoyltransferase complex dimerization subunit type 1 TsaB, whose protein sequence is MLLLAMDTATPAVTVALHDGRSVVAEANQVDARRHGELLLPSVDRVLAEAGLTLDAVTGIVVGVGPGPYTGLRVGLVTAAAFASALGVPVHGLCTLDGLAYAARAEGAAPVEGPFVVATDARRKEVYWARYADPRTRLTDAAVDRPADIAEQVAGLPAVGAGALLYPEVFPDARGPEHQSAAALAGLAAEKLASGGEFLPPQPLYLRRPDAQVPKNYKVVTPQ, encoded by the coding sequence GTGCTCTTGCTCGCAATGGATACCGCCACACCCGCCGTCACCGTCGCCCTCCACGACGGCCGGTCCGTCGTCGCCGAGGCCAACCAGGTGGACGCCCGCCGGCACGGAGAGCTGCTGCTCCCCTCCGTGGACCGGGTGCTCGCCGAGGCCGGGCTCACGCTCGACGCCGTGACCGGCATCGTCGTCGGGGTCGGCCCCGGCCCCTACACCGGACTCCGGGTGGGCCTGGTGACGGCCGCGGCCTTCGCCTCCGCGCTCGGCGTGCCCGTGCACGGACTGTGCACCCTCGACGGACTCGCGTACGCGGCCCGGGCCGAGGGCGCCGCCCCCGTGGAGGGACCCTTCGTGGTGGCGACCGACGCCCGCCGCAAGGAGGTCTACTGGGCCCGCTACGCGGACCCCCGCACCCGCCTCACCGACGCCGCCGTGGACCGCCCCGCCGACATCGCCGAGCAGGTCGCCGGACTCCCGGCCGTCGGCGCCGGCGCGCTGCTGTACCCCGAGGTCTTCCCGGACGCCCGCGGCCCCGAGCACCAGTCGGCGGCGGCCCTGGCCGGCCTCGCCGCCGAAAAGCTCGCGTCCGGCGGGGAGTTCCTGCCCCCGCAGCCCCTGTACCTGCGCCGCCCGGACGCCCAGGTGCCCAAGAACTACAAGGTGGTCACTCCCCAGTGA
- a CDS encoding THUMP-like domain-containing protein has product MNDLADPAGLSDPSGPAALAALRTDEGRALLAALRDHDPAQELATATRLRREHPAALVSAALGMARLRQRAVAKFGAEDAYRMYFTPNGVEQATRASVAAYRAGRLAALGVRSLADLCSGIGGDALALARAGIRVLAVDRDPLTAAVARANAEELGLDHLIEVREADVTEIDTSGYDAVFLDPARRGGRGRIFDPEAYSPPLSWAVGAARTATYAAIKIAPGIPHEAVPPEAEAEWISDGGDVKEAVLWFGTAPGTIRATLLPQGVSLATSDPLPDPEPGPVGRYLYEPDGAVIRAHLVAEAAAELEGRLIDPTIAYITADTLRPTPYATAYEITDVLPFNLKKLKALLREREVGVLTVKKRGSAIEPEELRRKVKLQGRNSATVFLTRVAGAPSMLIGAPATAPR; this is encoded by the coding sequence GTGAACGACCTCGCCGACCCCGCCGGCCTCTCCGACCCCTCCGGACCGGCCGCCCTCGCCGCCCTGCGTACCGACGAGGGCCGGGCCCTGCTCGCCGCGCTCCGCGACCACGACCCCGCGCAGGAGCTCGCGACCGCCACCCGGCTGCGCCGCGAGCACCCCGCCGCCCTCGTCTCCGCCGCGCTCGGCATGGCCCGGCTGCGGCAGCGGGCGGTGGCGAAGTTCGGCGCCGAGGACGCCTACCGGATGTACTTCACGCCCAACGGCGTGGAGCAGGCCACCCGCGCCTCGGTGGCCGCGTACCGGGCCGGACGGCTGGCCGCGCTCGGCGTCCGCAGCCTCGCCGACCTCTGTTCCGGCATCGGCGGGGACGCCCTGGCGCTGGCCCGCGCCGGCATCCGGGTGCTGGCCGTGGACCGCGATCCGCTGACCGCCGCGGTGGCCCGCGCCAACGCGGAGGAGCTCGGTCTCGACCACCTGATCGAAGTGCGCGAGGCGGACGTCACCGAGATCGACACGAGCGGCTACGACGCGGTGTTCCTGGACCCGGCGCGGCGCGGCGGACGCGGCCGGATCTTCGACCCGGAGGCCTACTCGCCGCCGCTCTCGTGGGCCGTCGGGGCGGCCCGTACGGCGACGTACGCGGCCATCAAGATCGCGCCGGGCATCCCGCACGAGGCGGTGCCCCCCGAGGCGGAGGCCGAGTGGATCTCGGACGGCGGCGACGTGAAGGAGGCGGTGCTCTGGTTCGGGACCGCGCCCGGCACGATCCGCGCGACCCTGCTCCCGCAGGGCGTCTCGCTGGCGACCTCCGACCCGCTGCCCGACCCCGAGCCGGGCCCGGTGGGCCGCTACCTGTACGAGCCGGACGGCGCCGTGATCCGCGCCCACCTGGTCGCCGAGGCCGCCGCGGAGCTGGAGGGCCGGCTGATCGACCCGACCATCGCGTACATCACCGCCGACACGCTGCGCCCGACCCCGTACGCGACCGCGTACGAGATCACCGACGTGCTGCCCTTCAACCTGAAGAAGCTCAAGGCGCTGCTGCGCGAGCGCGAGGTGGGTGTGCTCACCGTCAAGAAGCGCGGCTCGGCGATCGAGCCGGAGGAACTCCGCCGGAAGGTCAAGCTCCAGGGCCGCAACTCCGCCACGGTCTTCCTCACCCGGGTGGCGGGCGCGCCGTCGATGCTGATCGGCGCGCCCGCGACGGCCCCGCGCTAG
- a CDS encoding polysaccharide deacetylase family protein — translation MLTAGALALSLGLTGCAQSVDPIERLGRKATAEVTGGQGPHASPSPSPSASPTAQAYRKWGLSRPLEYAPKPARKPALPAAAPGRVPVVDRIPVPAGEKTVFLTFDDGAERDPRFLQMAADLKLPISMFLTDSVASAGYDHFAKLRDLGTGSAIENHSLTHPNLRTLPYAAQKAEICGQQERLQKRFGERPRLLRPPFGNYNDDTLRAAADCGLSSVVLWRASMQIHDLRYAQGAALEPGDIVLAHFRGPGELKGSTLTEMTTRMLRKIQDQGYRIGRLEDYL, via the coding sequence ATGCTGACAGCCGGCGCGCTCGCGCTCTCGCTCGGACTGACCGGATGCGCGCAGAGCGTGGACCCGATCGAACGGCTGGGGCGCAAGGCGACGGCCGAGGTGACCGGCGGGCAGGGGCCGCACGCGTCCCCCTCGCCGTCGCCCTCCGCCTCGCCGACCGCGCAGGCGTACCGCAAGTGGGGGCTGTCCCGGCCGCTGGAGTACGCCCCGAAACCGGCCCGCAAACCGGCGCTGCCCGCGGCGGCCCCGGGGCGGGTGCCGGTGGTGGACCGGATACCCGTGCCGGCGGGGGAGAAGACGGTCTTCCTGACCTTCGACGACGGCGCGGAGCGGGACCCGCGGTTCCTGCAGATGGCCGCCGACCTCAAGCTGCCGATCAGCATGTTCCTGACGGACAGCGTGGCCTCCGCCGGCTACGACCACTTCGCCAAGCTGCGGGACCTGGGCACGGGCAGCGCCATAGAGAACCACTCGCTGACCCACCCGAACCTGCGGACCCTGCCGTACGCCGCCCAGAAGGCGGAGATATGCGGTCAGCAGGAGCGCCTGCAGAAACGCTTCGGCGAACGGCCGCGGCTGCTCCGGCCGCCGTTCGGCAACTACAACGACGACACCCTGCGCGCGGCCGCCGACTGCGGGCTCTCCTCGGTGGTGCTGTGGCGGGCCTCCATGCAGATACACGATCTGCGCTACGCGCAGGGCGCGGCCCTCGAACCCGGCGACATCGTGCTCGCGCACTTCCGGGGCCCCGGTGAGCTGAAGGGCTCGACGCTCACCGAGATGACCACCCGGATGCTCCGGAAGATCCAGGACCAGGGCTACCGGATAGGGCGCCTGGAGGACTATCTGTGA
- the alr gene encoding alanine racemase: MNETPPLPRVRAEIDLAAVRHNVRALRDRAPRSQLMAVVKSDAYGHGAVPCARAALEAGATWLGTATPEEAFALREAGIDARIMCWLWTPGGPWRRAVDEGIDVGVSGMWALQEVRAAARAAGRPARVQLKADTGLGRNGCQPADWPELVGAALAAQAEGTVQVTGVWSHFACADEPGHPSIQAQLALFRDMVGHAEKEGLEPEVRHIANSPATLTLPESHFDLVRTGLGVYGVSPAPELGTPAQLGLRPAMTLRASVALVKAVPAGHGVSYGHHHVTEGETRLALIPVGYADGVPRHASGRGPVLVGGAMRTVAGRVAMDQFVVEVGSDPVRAGDEAVLFGPGDAGEPTAEDWARASDTIAYEIVTRIGGRVPRVYLNA, from the coding sequence ATGAATGAGACACCGCCGCTGCCGCGCGTACGCGCCGAGATCGATCTGGCCGCCGTACGGCACAACGTGCGCGCGTTGCGCGACCGGGCGCCGCGGTCCCAGCTGATGGCCGTGGTGAAGTCCGACGCGTACGGCCACGGCGCGGTCCCCTGCGCGCGCGCCGCCCTGGAGGCCGGCGCCACGTGGCTGGGCACCGCCACTCCCGAGGAGGCGTTCGCACTCCGCGAGGCCGGCATCGACGCGCGCATCATGTGCTGGCTGTGGACCCCCGGCGGGCCCTGGCGGCGGGCCGTGGACGAGGGCATCGACGTCGGCGTCAGCGGGATGTGGGCCCTGCAGGAGGTGCGCGCCGCCGCGCGGGCCGCCGGCCGCCCCGCCCGCGTCCAGCTGAAGGCCGACACCGGCCTCGGCCGCAACGGCTGCCAGCCCGCCGACTGGCCCGAGCTGGTGGGCGCCGCTCTCGCCGCCCAGGCCGAGGGAACCGTGCAGGTCACCGGCGTGTGGTCGCACTTCGCCTGCGCCGACGAGCCGGGCCATCCCTCGATCCAGGCGCAGCTGGCGCTCTTCCGGGACATGGTCGGCCACGCCGAGAAGGAGGGCCTGGAGCCGGAGGTCCGACACATCGCCAACTCCCCGGCGACCCTGACGCTGCCCGAGAGCCACTTCGACCTCGTCCGCACCGGCCTGGGCGTCTACGGGGTCTCGCCCGCTCCGGAACTGGGCACGCCCGCCCAGCTCGGGCTGCGGCCCGCGATGACCCTGCGGGCCTCGGTCGCCCTGGTCAAGGCCGTCCCGGCCGGCCACGGCGTCAGCTACGGACACCACCACGTCACCGAGGGCGAGACCCGGCTCGCGCTGATCCCGGTCGGGTACGCGGACGGCGTGCCGCGGCACGCCTCCGGCCGCGGCCCGGTACTGGTCGGCGGGGCGATGCGGACCGTGGCCGGCCGGGTCGCGATGGACCAGTTCGTCGTCGAGGTTGGCTCCGACCCGGTGCGCGCGGGCGACGAGGCGGTGCTCTTCGGGCCCGGCGACGCCGGCGAGCCCACGGCCGAGGACTGGGCGCGGGCCTCGGACACCATCGCGTACGAGATCGTCACGCGGATCGGCGGGCGCGTCCCGCGCGTCTACCTCAACGCGTGA
- a CDS encoding FtsW/RodA/SpoVE family cell cycle protein — MRGLTLSPRTAAGARRRTEALLLVFVVAITVLGQASVGLAMNGTLPADLTGFTISMSLLALVGHLGVRRFAAYADPLILPLALLLTGIGLVLLARLDQTYTAKFENAAANAPGQLLWTVIGVAICLAILMVLRDHRLLQRYIYLTMAVALVLLIAPAFMPADTYGAKRWIYLGSMSVQPGEFVKIMIAVFFAGYLVIHRDSLALTGRKFLGMRLPPGRQLGPIVSVWIVSLLVLVFERDLGTSLIFFGVFVVMLYVATERTSWIVCGLFMAAVGAFAVGSTEPHVKGRIAAWLEPMAIFLPPEQRPPGIVSDQSAQALFSFGSGGITGTGLGLGHPELIGFAARSDFILTTVGEELGLAGVMAVLLLYALLVQRGLRMALGARDPFGKLLAVGLAAALALQVFVVAGGVTGLIPLTGKALPFLAKGGSSLVANWVMIALMLRISDSAERQREADARSSDPESGAGSGAGSGAGSDRDHDPEAVTDSPPGALSGSPGPGSSGASGWSSR; from the coding sequence GTGCGCGGCCTGACCCTGAGCCCGCGGACGGCGGCCGGGGCGCGCCGCCGCACCGAGGCCCTGCTGCTGGTCTTCGTGGTCGCGATCACGGTGCTGGGGCAGGCGAGCGTGGGCCTGGCGATGAACGGCACGCTGCCGGCGGACCTCACCGGGTTCACGATCAGCATGTCGCTGCTGGCACTGGTGGGGCACCTGGGCGTGCGGCGGTTCGCGGCGTACGCGGATCCGCTGATCCTGCCGCTGGCCCTGCTGCTGACCGGCATCGGGCTGGTGCTGCTGGCGCGGCTGGACCAGACGTACACGGCGAAGTTCGAGAACGCGGCGGCGAACGCACCGGGTCAGCTGCTGTGGACGGTGATCGGCGTCGCGATCTGCCTGGCCATCCTCATGGTGCTGCGCGACCACCGGCTGCTCCAGCGGTACATCTACCTGACGATGGCCGTGGCGCTGGTGCTGCTGATCGCGCCGGCGTTCATGCCCGCCGACACCTACGGCGCCAAGCGGTGGATCTACCTGGGCAGCATGTCGGTCCAGCCCGGCGAGTTCGTGAAGATCATGATCGCGGTGTTCTTCGCGGGCTACCTCGTCATCCACCGGGACTCGCTGGCCCTGACCGGCCGGAAGTTCCTGGGGATGCGGCTGCCGCCGGGCCGCCAGCTCGGCCCCATCGTGTCCGTGTGGATCGTGTCCCTGCTGGTGCTGGTCTTCGAGCGCGACCTCGGCACCTCGCTGATCTTCTTCGGCGTCTTCGTGGTGATGCTGTACGTCGCGACCGAGCGCACCAGCTGGATCGTCTGCGGCCTGTTCATGGCGGCGGTGGGCGCCTTCGCGGTCGGCTCGACCGAGCCGCACGTCAAGGGGCGCATCGCGGCCTGGCTGGAACCGATGGCGATCTTCCTGCCGCCGGAACAGCGGCCGCCGGGCATCGTCTCGGACCAGTCGGCGCAAGCCCTGTTCAGCTTCGGCAGCGGCGGCATCACGGGCACCGGCCTGGGGCTGGGCCACCCGGAGCTGATCGGCTTCGCGGCCCGCTCCGACTTCATCCTCACCACGGTGGGCGAGGAGCTCGGGCTGGCCGGCGTGATGGCCGTCCTGCTGCTCTACGCGCTGCTGGTGCAGCGGGGTCTGCGGATGGCGCTGGGCGCCCGGGACCCGTTCGGCAAGCTGCTGGCGGTCGGGCTGGCCGCGGCGCTGGCGCTCCAGGTGTTCGTGGTGGCGGGCGGGGTCACCGGCCTGATCCCGCTCACCGGCAAGGCCCTGCCCTTCCTCGCGAAGGGCGGCTCGTCGCTGGTCGCCAACTGGGTGATGATCGCGCTGATGCTGCGGATCAGCGACAGCGCCGAACGCCAGCGGGAGGCCGACGCCCGGTCGTCCGACCCCGAGTCCGGGGCGGGGTCCGGGGCGGGGTCCGGGGCGGGGTCAGACCGGGATCACGACCCGGAGGCGGTCACAGATAGTCCTCCAGGCGCCCTATCCGGTAGCCCTGGTCCTGGATCTTCCGGAGCATCCGGGTGGTCATCTCGGTGA
- the rimI gene encoding ribosomal protein S18-alanine N-acetyltransferase, translated as MRWWDIEPVLELEHELFPEDAWSAGMFWSELAHARGPRATRRYVVAETVSDGDSAAGGGRLVGYAGLAAAGDLADVQTIAAARDQWGSGLGARLLTDLLRAATAFECAEVLLEVRVDNTRAQRLYERFGFEPIGFRRGYYQPGNVDALVMRLADPASSLSPVQGTETHG; from the coding sequence ATGCGCTGGTGGGACATCGAACCGGTGCTGGAACTGGAGCACGAACTCTTCCCCGAGGACGCCTGGTCGGCGGGGATGTTCTGGTCCGAACTCGCGCACGCGCGCGGCCCGCGGGCCACCCGCCGCTACGTGGTGGCCGAAACCGTCTCCGACGGCGACTCCGCCGCGGGCGGCGGGCGCCTCGTCGGCTACGCCGGACTGGCCGCCGCCGGCGACCTCGCCGACGTGCAGACCATCGCGGCCGCCCGTGACCAGTGGGGCAGCGGGCTCGGAGCCCGGCTGCTCACCGACCTGCTGAGGGCGGCGACCGCCTTCGAATGCGCCGAGGTGCTGCTGGAGGTCCGGGTCGACAACACCCGCGCCCAGCGCCTGTACGAGCGGTTCGGCTTCGAACCGATCGGCTTCCGGCGCGGCTATTACCAGCCCGGCAACGTGGACGCCCTCGTGATGCGCCTCGCCGACCCCGCAAGCTCCCTGAGCCCCGTACAAGGAACTGAGACCCATGGCTGA